One Kangiella geojedonensis DNA segment encodes these proteins:
- a CDS encoding zf-HC2 domain-containing protein, translated as MLSCKHTIAQGTDYLDKELGFWRKVEMKMHLMICVNCRRYVKQLKQTVVMLSKGQFKQPSEQQVEELKQEYQDVVSKQ; from the coding sequence ATGTTAAGTTGTAAGCACACGATAGCCCAAGGGACGGATTATCTGGACAAAGAGCTGGGCTTTTGGCGTAAAGTTGAGATGAAGATGCATCTCATGATTTGTGTCAACTGTCGACGTTACGTAAAACAGCTAAAGCAAACCGTTGTGATGTTGTCGAAGGGGCAGTTTAAACAGCCAAGTGAGCAGCAGGTGGAGGAACTAAAACAAGAATACCAAGACGTCGTTTCGAAGCAGTAA
- a CDS encoding outer membrane protein assembly factor BamE yields the protein MKKLFCLLLLATLATACVYTPSIQQGNILQQKEVNKIEPGMTKSQIAFILGKPALNTNLDDNTWYYLYYLNPSSGESRSKRLILHFVGDKLERMEGTIKPEKE from the coding sequence ATGAAAAAACTGTTTTGTTTATTACTATTAGCCACACTCGCTACCGCATGTGTCTATACACCGTCGATCCAGCAGGGCAACATTCTACAACAAAAAGAAGTGAATAAAATTGAGCCTGGAATGACTAAGTCACAAATTGCCTTCATTTTAGGCAAGCCAGCATTAAACACCAATTTGGACGATAATACTTGGTATTATTTATACTATTTAAATCCATCAAGTGGCGAATCACGCTCTAAACGTCTTATATTGCATTTTGTTGGCGATAAATTAGAGCGTATGGAAGGTACGATTAAGCCTGAAAAAGAATAA
- the fur gene encoding ferric iron uptake transcriptional regulator produces MESQQLKKAGLKVTLPRVKILQILESSDERHLSAEDVYKMLLDSGDDVGLATVYRVLTQFETAGLITRHNFEGGHSVFELDDGEHHDHMVDVDDGTVIEFMNDEIERLQHVIAEEHGFEIVDHSLVLYVKKKK; encoded by the coding sequence TTGGAAAGCCAACAGTTAAAAAAAGCAGGTCTTAAAGTAACTCTACCCAGAGTTAAGATTTTGCAAATACTGGAAAGTTCCGACGAACGCCACTTGAGTGCAGAAGATGTTTACAAGATGTTGTTAGACTCAGGTGATGACGTAGGTTTAGCGACGGTATACCGCGTTTTGACCCAATTCGAAACGGCAGGACTTATTACACGCCACAACTTTGAAGGCGGCCACTCAGTGTTTGAACTGGATGATGGTGAGCACCATGATCATATGGTCGACGTTGATGACGGTACAGTGATCGAGTTCATGAACGACGAAATCGAACGTCTTCAGCACGTTATCGCCGAAGAGCATGGTTTTGAGATTGTGGATCATAGTTTGGTTCTTTACGTTAAGAAGAAAAAATAA
- a CDS encoding RNA-binding S4 domain-containing protein → MNTIIINQEPVELFKILKFEGIVGSGGEAKMVISEGLVKVNGEVETQKRKKVVSGDTIEFMDESYNVTLGE, encoded by the coding sequence ATGAACACAATTATTATTAATCAAGAACCCGTCGAGCTATTTAAAATCCTTAAGTTCGAGGGCATCGTTGGTAGCGGTGGCGAGGCCAAAATGGTCATTAGCGAAGGTTTGGTAAAAGTTAATGGCGAGGTGGAAACTCAGAAACGCAAAAAAGTCGTATCGGGTGACACCATCGAATTTATGGATGAGAGTTATAACGTCACTCTTGGAGAGTAA
- the recN gene encoding DNA repair protein RecN produces MLSSIHIKDFAIIEQLDLDLQSGMTVVTGETGAGKSIMVDALSFALGARADSAVVRNGAKRAEISAVFDIKKLKPVQAWLDEQMLDDEDDCILRRVINHDGRSRAFINGQPVNLTQLSELGDFLVDIHGQHEHQSLFKPQTHLQLLDRFADLSAETQELRTLSKQISSISTKLTSFKESLKDKNDRRDLLTFQLEELEKAPIDRAHDIENDHKRAANASKLLEQGQQSLMALNEDDENIVSQLGRIIHIINDMQQMDQGVTGTHDLLQSALVEIEEASHELRDYIEHLDIDPAEFQQLDQELTLLHDLARKHQVTMVDLPETKQAIEQELEQLSGDEQTFDDLEKELALQQDSYQKLATKVSKARAKSAKDLEKQVVKLMKDLGLGNGVFEVALNPTDTDSYKSQGLETAEFMVSTNPGQQPQPLRKVASGGELSRISLALQVINAQTIQLPTLIFDEVDVGIGGGTAEIVGKLLADLGKKAQILCVTHQAQVAAQGHQHLMVAKSQDKKSTQTELQELNTDQRVEELARMIGGVEITETIRNHARELLKE; encoded by the coding sequence ATGCTCTCAAGTATTCATATCAAAGACTTTGCCATCATCGAACAGCTTGATTTGGACTTACAATCAGGCATGACCGTGGTTACTGGCGAAACCGGTGCCGGTAAATCGATCATGGTGGATGCCCTATCTTTTGCGCTCGGTGCGCGTGCAGACAGTGCCGTGGTGCGTAACGGTGCCAAGCGTGCTGAAATCAGCGCTGTGTTTGATATTAAAAAGCTTAAACCTGTTCAAGCATGGCTTGATGAGCAAATGCTAGATGACGAGGATGACTGCATTCTTCGTCGCGTGATTAATCACGATGGTCGTTCAAGGGCATTTATCAACGGACAACCGGTTAATTTGACGCAGTTAAGCGAACTTGGCGACTTTTTGGTGGATATTCATGGACAGCATGAACATCAATCACTATTTAAGCCACAAACTCATCTACAGCTTCTTGACCGTTTCGCTGACTTATCAGCAGAAACTCAAGAGCTACGCACTCTTTCTAAACAGATAAGTAGTATTTCAACGAAGTTAACCTCTTTTAAGGAGTCGTTGAAAGACAAAAACGATCGTCGCGACTTACTGACCTTCCAGCTCGAAGAGCTTGAGAAAGCACCGATTGATCGCGCTCATGACATCGAAAACGATCATAAGCGTGCCGCTAACGCCAGCAAATTGCTCGAACAAGGCCAACAAAGCCTGATGGCGCTGAATGAAGACGATGAGAATATTGTCAGTCAGCTGGGTCGAATTATTCACATCATCAACGATATGCAACAGATGGACCAAGGCGTTACTGGTACTCATGACTTGTTACAGTCGGCCTTAGTCGAAATTGAAGAAGCGAGTCACGAACTGCGCGACTATATAGAGCACCTTGATATTGATCCGGCAGAGTTCCAGCAGCTCGACCAAGAGTTAACCTTATTGCACGACCTCGCTCGTAAGCACCAAGTAACCATGGTCGACTTGCCTGAAACCAAACAAGCCATCGAGCAAGAGCTAGAACAACTGTCGGGCGACGAACAAACCTTCGATGACTTAGAGAAAGAGCTCGCCTTACAACAAGACAGTTACCAAAAACTAGCCACAAAAGTTTCTAAAGCACGCGCAAAATCTGCTAAAGATCTCGAAAAGCAAGTTGTTAAGCTGATGAAAGACCTAGGGCTTGGTAACGGTGTATTTGAAGTGGCTTTAAACCCAACGGATACCGATTCTTATAAATCACAAGGTTTAGAAACTGCTGAGTTTATGGTCAGCACCAACCCAGGCCAGCAACCACAACCTCTACGCAAAGTCGCGTCCGGCGGCGAGTTATCTCGCATCAGCTTGGCGCTACAAGTGATTAATGCGCAGACCATTCAGCTCCCTACCCTGATTTTTGACGAAGTTGATGTCGGTATTGGCGGTGGCACCGCAGAAATCGTTGGCAAGCTTTTGGCAGACTTAGGCAAGAAGGCGCAAATCCTCTGCGTCACGCACCAAGCGCAAGTCGCAGCCCAAGGCCATCAGCACTTAATGGTCGCCAAGTCGCAAGACAAGAAAAGCACTCAGACTGAGCTACAAGAACTCAATACAGACCAACGGGTCGAAGAACTCGCGCGCATGATTGGTGGCGTCGAGATCACCGAAACAATCCGAAATCACGCAAGAGAGCTCTTAAAGGAATAG